The following coding sequences lie in one Thalassoglobus polymorphus genomic window:
- the yacG gene encoding DNA gyrase inhibitor YacG — translation MIHRLPCPICDKELPIEIDGNSAIFPFCSPNCKNVDLYRWMNGEYFVSEKLTPEEMYEKISQFEESQEELPPESGESF, via the coding sequence ATGATTCACCGACTTCCTTGCCCGATTTGCGATAAAGAGCTTCCCATCGAAATTGATGGGAATTCAGCGATCTTCCCGTTTTGCAGCCCCAACTGCAAAAATGTCGATCTGTATCGCTGGATGAATGGAGAATATTTTGTCAGCGAGAAGCTGACCCCCGAAGAAATGTACGAAAAAATCTCACAGTTCGAAGAGTCGCAAGAAGAACTCCCACCAGAGTCCGGAGAGTCCTTTTGA
- the asnS gene encoding asparagine--tRNA ligase, which yields MTAVNPRVASLLYEVAPGTQVDVSGWVRSRRDSKGGFSFIELNDGSCMSNLQIIVDADVPNYEDSIKDVTTGASVRVTGELKESPGAKQRVEMQAKTLEVLGTADAESYPLQKKRHSFEFLREIAHLRPRTNTFGAIARVRNCVCRAIHDFFQERGFLNVQTPIITTSDCEGAGEMFTVTTLPPSTDGKPVDYTQDFFGKHASLTVSGQLEGEIYATAVGPIYTFGPTFRAENSHTTRHLAEFWMVEPEVPFCDLDGNMQLAEDFIKTIVRRCLDECAEDMQFFNDRIDKTVLETMNNILEHEFKRISYTEAVELILNSGKEWEYPVSWGSNLQAEHEKWLTEEHFKQPIIVFDYPRSIKPFYMYCNEDGKTVRAMDVLVPGVGEIIGGSQREHRLDVLEARFQECGLDPEEYWWYLDLRRYGSVPHAGFGLGLERMILLLTGMQNIRDVIPFPRTPNNAEF from the coding sequence ATGACCGCCGTCAACCCACGTGTTGCCAGCTTGTTGTACGAAGTCGCCCCCGGAACGCAAGTCGATGTTTCCGGGTGGGTCCGATCAAGGCGTGACTCCAAAGGTGGGTTCTCCTTCATCGAGCTCAACGACGGGTCCTGTATGTCAAACTTGCAGATCATCGTCGATGCCGATGTTCCGAATTACGAAGACTCCATTAAAGATGTCACTACGGGAGCGAGTGTTCGCGTGACCGGAGAGTTGAAGGAATCTCCCGGAGCCAAACAGCGTGTCGAAATGCAGGCGAAGACTCTCGAAGTTCTTGGCACCGCAGATGCCGAGTCGTATCCACTTCAAAAGAAACGGCACAGCTTCGAATTCTTACGAGAAATTGCCCACCTCAGACCTCGAACGAACACCTTCGGTGCTATCGCACGTGTGCGTAATTGTGTTTGCCGTGCAATCCACGATTTTTTCCAGGAGCGTGGTTTTCTCAATGTGCAAACACCGATCATCACGACAAGTGACTGCGAGGGCGCAGGGGAGATGTTCACTGTGACGACATTGCCTCCTTCGACGGATGGTAAACCGGTCGATTACACACAGGACTTCTTCGGGAAGCATGCGTCGCTGACTGTCTCTGGTCAACTTGAAGGTGAAATTTACGCAACCGCCGTCGGCCCTATCTATACATTCGGTCCCACCTTCCGGGCAGAAAATTCTCACACGACTCGGCACTTGGCTGAATTCTGGATGGTTGAGCCGGAAGTCCCCTTCTGTGATCTCGATGGAAACATGCAACTTGCAGAGGACTTCATCAAAACGATCGTGAGGCGATGCCTGGATGAATGTGCTGAGGATATGCAGTTCTTCAATGACCGCATCGACAAAACGGTTCTGGAGACAATGAACAACATCCTGGAGCATGAGTTCAAACGCATCTCTTATACAGAGGCAGTCGAACTGATTTTGAATAGCGGAAAGGAATGGGAGTACCCTGTTTCCTGGGGCTCAAACTTGCAGGCTGAGCATGAAAAATGGCTCACGGAAGAACACTTCAAGCAGCCGATCATTGTCTTTGATTATCCTCGCAGTATCAAACCATTTTACATGTACTGCAACGAGGATGGCAAAACGGTTCGCGCGATGGATGTCCTCGTTCCCGGTGTTGGTGAAATTATCGGAGGCAGCCAACGGGAGCATCGTCTAGATGTTCTTGAAGCACGCTTTCAAGAGTGTGGACTCGATCCTGAAGAGTATTGGTGGTATCTTGATCTACGCCGTTACGGAAGTGTGCCGCATGCCGGTTTCGGACTGGGGCTCGAACGCATGATCCTGCTCTTGACCGGAATGCAAAACATTCGCGACGTCATCCCGTTCCCACGGACTCCGAACAACGCTGAGTTTTAG